GCATATTTAATTTAGCGTACTCAATAATATCTCAGTGCGATGTAGGCCTACAATGCGCAAAATGACACAATGAGAAATTGTAGGTTTGAAGGAAAAATAGCCTAATTAATTTAAGAGTTCAGTTGAGGTCTCTGATTTATTCTGTGGTACTAATAAAGAgtgaataaacacacaaacattactCAATGTGTTTTCATGACTTTTAGGCTATagtactgcactgtaaaaaaatccaactttaaaatgttcattcaacaaagaacattaagtaacttgaacaaagatttctttgttgaagggcgtcaattgattattttgtgttcactgaatgaaaagagcataatcattcagctaacaaatattattttgttgactggacttagatgtataagtttttgtccaattcgttcacccaacttgccaaactgagtaatctgaacaagcaattaaaaaaaacaatggtcggaatggttcccagcatgcattgcgacatgttcactcctttggttaatatttactaaaaaagatgactgttttaatgtttgctggatttatttatgttgttatgttgttaatgttagttatatgttgtatttagagtaatttttaaagaattatgtttgttcattgttaccatgattgagaagtgtgtgttcagtgtagagGGCAACACAGTGGGTTAGCGCGCATcattgttgcctcacagcaaaaaggtctctggtttaagtcagacaaagactttgtttatgagacctttctgtgtacactcccacagtccaaaacatGTAGATTAGTTACATTTGGATATACTAAATTACTCTTTACCCAACTTAGCCACTAGTTGAGTAAACATAGAAATttgcttaaaaatatatatgctgAATAAcatttgtagaaagtaaagcttaattaaatatagtttttaatttaaaaaatagacCAAACTACACAAActacacatttaattttaatggacgtccaaaaaattacccagttcaaacgtcaaatgttgcccgtaaatatgacgtccaagtagggtcatggttggacgtccatatagtggacctagtttggacgtcaAATAGATCAGTCGAATACCTAATCAgtttaagttggttcaactttttggtgtaagttgacattactcagtaaattgagttaggtgaactacatcatccaagagttgagtaaactcaaaaaaagctgtgcagcaagttgccttgaaaatttaagtcaactttttattttttacagtgtgtatatcACTATGTGGGACATATCAATAATAAGAGACTTTATTTTCTCTGTCCTATAATTCCTTTcgttcttttttattttgcaatgcttactgtatgtgtgtagtAATTTCTCAGATACATTGGTTTTATAATAATTCTGCAGTcatatattaatatgattaaaatGAGATAGTTATTGTGACAGGCTGTCATAGGAGATCTGGCCTGTTTCTGTATACCAGCtgactgtctgtgtgtgtgtttcctcCAGCCAAACCCTTTGTCTCATGTGACACAGATGGGTTTATTCTCTGACTCTGCATTGGACAGCTGGTAAAATAAAGCACGCATGGATGCAGAGCGGAGGAAGATGAGAGGTGGGAAAAATAAATCAGTTATTTCAGACTAAACACCAAGTGACACAGAAACAGAATGATCTGGCACAGTTTTAACAAAGCAAACTCAGACAAAACAACATTTCTCAATGAATTCCAGTCATGCATGACAttcaaaaatagttttttgatTAGGTAATGTGACTAAGACATTTGGAATATGCGATTTACCATTATAAATATACAGGTTTTAAAGTTGAAATGTTTGTCTCTGACTTTATTTGATTCTGTACTATATTTCATGTATAACATCTTATTTTGGGTTAATTCATGGATCTGTCAACAACCAAACTCTTTTCCTTCTGTTGCAGCAACTGTAAAAATCACAATTCACTTCATATTTTAAGAGCTGCATATTTCACCAGATGAAGCTTGACTTCACtgcataaaacattttaagacaATGCCTATTTGGCTACTTATTTCgtaaaatgaaatgaatttcCTTATGGATCTTTTTTAtggttattttatgtaaataggCGACATTAACTTTGCTTTGCCTACAAAGTGAGTGTTGTGTTATGATCACAGCAACATTTGACTGAGACATAAAGGTTACCGGTCAAGTTCATAATCTCTATTGCCTTAACATTAACCAGCATTACCTTATACTGCAAACTGTTGTCAATATTTTAATGTCTGAACAAGTACTATTGGACTATTGCAAGAAAACAGATgcagtatttatattttttgattctgacaaacatttatttctttatagTGTAGTGCACAGATGAATTGAATAAACCAAAAAAGTGAACAGCGCCCCCTGTCTGTACACAAGAACTCAGACACTTTTCCTCCAGGGGCTTccatctttaaaataaagtcaCTTTGGAGGAGTCTTGTGTTTATTGGTTGGTGTGATTGTGATTCAAACAAAGTGTGAAACTATAAACCATCTCATCTCATTCAATCTCCAGAccatcccatatggcaaaaaataaattactctgtccaaaaatatgttttaaatgtatgctaaatatatatttgaatttgaaaatatatgtttatataaagatattaaaactaaataaatttcaaaatgtatttaaagggcaagcaaatacatttttaagtttacaaCCCATATGTCAAGAAATGTATTCTtggtcaaaatatattttaaatatagttaattttaacctttgaatatatttccttgcttttatatatatatatatatatatatatatatatatatatatatatatatatatatatatatatatatatatatatatatatatatatatatatatatatatatatatatatatatataagaataatataaataatattatttcaaacatgaaaaatgccaaaataaaattttgaaaatatattttttaaacatattccaaaatatatttcagcaaatgttgtatgttttaaatgtatgctaaatatatatttgaatttgaaaatatatgtttatataaagatattaaaactaaatatatttcaaaatgtatttaaagggcaagcaaatacatttctaagtTTACAACCCATATGTCAAGAAATGTATTCttggccaaaatatattttaaatatatgttaaatacaataaatttttatacatttaattttaacctttgaatatattgaatatatttccttgcttttaaatatatatatatatatatatatatttattatttcaaaacattaaaaatgccaaaataaaattttgaaaaatatattttttaaacatattccaaaatatattttttagcaaatatgttttgtatgacatattttttgccgtatgggataTTTTACCCAATAAAGATATTATATTCtacataaagaaaaaaaaataggttTGCATGCATTGTAACATTATTGTCATGACTTTATTATAGTGTAGTACAGTGATATTGTTATAGTAATAATACTAAAGGGTTTTTGAGACATTCAGCCAGTCACATGTCCTCTATTTAACTGTTCTgatttattactattatttaagCAGTAGGTAAAGAGATGAATGAGAAAGAGATGAGACTAAGATGAGAAATGAAGAGTATGAAATGAGGTGGAAGTTCCTTTTCCATCTTTACAGTATATGATGATGATGTGTTGTGTGATGTAAAGCTCAAGGTTTCTTTGCTCCTCCTGTGCTGTCGCTCTTTCCCGTGACAGATGTGCTGACTGTGTTCACAGGGATGTTGATCTCAGAGGCCATGATGGCAGGTTTGGGCATTGGAGCTTCAACAGTCAGAACCCCCTCAGGAGACAAACACGAGGTGATTTTCTCTCCATCAACACCAGAGGGCAGACTGAAACAATATTGCCAAAATGCaagtttatttctttttacaaataaaacatttgttgtcTATAATGCATTATGCATGAATCTAAATTCCCTTATCTGTGTCATGTGTGTGACAGAATGATGCAGATCTCTGATGGATATTAATACTTACGTGTATTTTCTAGTGAAACTTCTGGACACAAAGCCGTGCTCATCTTTTCTTTCCTGGTGTTGGCCTGCAAACACATCACACATATGAAGAGACAAACAGGaagaaaaacattactttatCACCCTGTGATGCTTTTTAAAATTCCCATCTATCTTTTTCATTATTCAAAGacatgcaaataaaaaaaatttgtttaaagtaaaatgttgtttttaatgaAAGTAATTCATATGTTGGCACAAGTATAATTTTCTCTGAAAACATTTAAGCATACACCTTTAGATCAggagaaacatttcagtcaagtgaCCCTTAACATTTAAATGGTAATGAAGTTATTTCAAAatgttaatatgtttattagATTGTGACAGCTTAAACCTCCTCTCTCACATCCCAAATGTGTCATCTAACAAATACAGGACGTCCTGCACTGACCCCTCGCTGTTAACACCACAGCAACAGCACTGTTTGTTCAGACAACAAATTCTGAAGAGATTGATCCCTTACAGGTCctttattaaagtaaaataacattACTGCACATCTAATGAAGCCATACACATTTATGAATTACACAAGAAAGATATGCTGCCAAATCCTGCAATCACAAATTTAAGATATTATGTGAGTCTAAGCAGATTAAATCTGTGATATCCACATTAACTTTAAAAGTCTTTATACTGTAATTCACACATATTATGTCggtatttttaaataatcatctcaaaGTGGATGCTTCAGTAAACATGACTAAGTTTAAAATGCTTTGTCAAATGCTCAGTATTTTATCTCTGTATAGAAAAACTTTCTTCACAATATTAAGTTCTTGCAGATCTTGTGAGCTTTGTTCAGCTGTTTTGTGTAATATCTCTGGAATTTTGTTGGCTCTGAGTTTTTGTTTGCTCCCACCCTTCAGATGAGAAACTATTCCCAACAGTGCCTATTATTTGGGAGGCTTTCTTTAAAACATTACTGCATTTTCTCTGTATTTTTGTAAATCTACTGTTAAATCTTTCATTTCTTTGCTAAAAGTAAAATAAACCAAATAGATGTTACAGTGGCCCTAAAACCAAAGCATTTAGATAGTTTTCAGTCACAGgagattgaacccatgacctttcaTTGCTAAACCATTTTATTAGATTATTCTATTGAAATGTTTTACTTGTAAACTGCTTGAATGTTTCTAAACATACATTAAATGACAAATGCTTTATTTATGTTTTCTAATTGCAGTTAAACTTAACCAAAAGACAAGAGTTTGCCTACAGTAAATAAAACTTGGCtactaatataaaataaaacaaagatcTCACCAGTAATCTCCACCACTCCATCTTTGGTCTTGACACAAAGCTCCTCCGGAGCAAAATGGTTCACATCCAAGCTGACCTTCCACGAGTCCTGCGTCTGCTTTATCTCTGACATTCCCGAGCTGAGCTGCCGGGTAAGGGCCCGGCCATAAGGCGCTGACATCATCTGAGGCATCACGGCTGCCGAGGGTACCACGGGCATCTGCATCAAAGGGGCCAAATCGGGATATCCGAAAGGCCGCATGTATCCGGGCCAGTGTGTGCTGGGAAAGGTGGCCGTCTCTTCGGGGAAAGGCGGCATTCCGAAGGTCTGATCGAAGAGTCTGCTGCCCTGGTGCCAGTCCCGGAAAGGGTCCCAGGACGGAGAGCGCATGAAGGTAAAAGGAATCTGTCTCTCTGCCATGACTGAGGTTTGTTGGAGATCTTCAATCTTGCTTTCTAGGTAAGTTTCCAGGCAAGTTCTGCCTCCTGTTTGGGTGCTCTGGGATTTATACAGACGGTCTTGGCTGACACACCCCCTTCCTCTCACACACGCTTATGTTATGCTCCCTCCCATCCAGATATTTATAGAAGTGACTAGAATGTCTATTCATGGACAGCCCAGCACAAGAATGGAATCCAAGCCAAAGGCCTTCACAGATCTCTAACACAGTATATCTGAAccagtaacacacacacacacaaacacacacacacacacacacacacacacacacacacacacagttcccATTACACAGGAGCAATGGAATGACAGAgatctttgttaatgtttctgGTCAGCAGCTGGTTAATACTGTAGATCCTTTACTCTGTACTAGGGTTAGGGTTATAGGGTTACAGACCCAATCAAATATTTGCTAAGAGCAGACTTCCAATATGAATTTAGTAGAAAAGTTAGCATACATTACCAAAGGGCACAAACATGGATGCACACATGAAGAGAGACTGAAATAATCTATTACACAAAGTATCCGTCATGTATGTTTTTGTTAAGAAAGGgtttttttgtaatgtaaagTATATATCTGTCATGTACAGCGAACTTTTTCGGCACCCCTTGGGTGGGGTACATACCTTCTCGGCTCCCCAAAGataatttatgacaaaaaaaatctaaaacgtaaatttttaattaaacaaaacatataaaattttacaatgtattactgATGGTTATTTTGCTGAGGTTTAATTATACAGAGTTTATggtaaattaatttgttttgtaaaatgtcataaaactggggcccccgtGGCATCATCTGGTGgtccccagtttaagaaccactgatGTAAAGTGTCTGTCATGTAAAGTTTTGTCATGTAAAGTTTCGTCATGTAAAGTATTTGTGTTTAAGGACAGATAGGCCTAAGTAGTATATATGGGGCACACGTTGTCACATAAAAATGATTGATGGTGCCCTTTGACCTCAGGGGAGGGGCTGACCTTTTGACCTGCTTGGGAGGGGCTGACCTTTTGACCTGCGAGTGAGGGGTGACCTTGGACCGGACCTCCCACGTCGTGAACCTTTGAACTCCGGGTAGGGTCGAACCTTGGACCGGACCTCCCACGTCGTGAACCTTTGACCGGACCTCCCACGTCGtgaacttttgaaccgaccgcccacgtcgcgttgaacttttgaaccgaccgcccacgtagcgttgaacttttaaccggACCGCCCATGTCgcgttgaacttttaaccggTACGCCCACGTCACGTTGACATGTTTACGTCCGGGGTTATCTCCGGAGCGCGTTAAATCATGTCCTCCTacgataaaacaataaaaacagtgtttacacAAGTGGTCCTCACCAAAACACATTCCATGCTCCCATCACAATCTACACAAGGTGGGGCACAATATGTACAACAAAAGCCAGGGAAATCAGAGCCACGACAACCACAAACATGCACAGGAGCATCCAGCCACGGCGACGAAAAAATTCAACCTCCAACATGCATTGAAATTCCAACATGCACCACCCCAGAATGCGCGACATCGCCACAATCTGCCATGCTGGCATCGAAACACTGCGAAATCCTCTCATTGATTAGTTtcattaaacacaattttttatatgaaatgatcaaagaaattaaatgttctttcttttctttaaaaagccATACCAGTTTCTTAtgctatattcatggtgagaataagctgtaattaaataaagtaagattaGAAAAGCTGTTTAAAATGAACTTTCTCTAATAATCTTAGCACTATGTATGGATACGActgataaaaaaacatgttcaaaactatcaacataataaaaaaggttTCTCACAGCGGCAGATGAAATACAATCTAAAAGAATAAAGAACAATGAATTCTGTCAAGATGAACATTTTGTAGGATTTTCTCTAGAGAGTAAAAATggatgtgtaatttttatatgtCCTGTTCTGCATTTTGTGTGGATGACCTGATTTTCGAAACAGAGGTTgtgttttttcaaataaactgttcaATACAAAGATATGGTCTTCTGCCACTTACACAGATCGTAGTCCTTGAAGTTGCATTCCTGAGAGATGCTTCCACTCCGAAGCGTAAATCGTTTTGGCAGTGCCGGTGTGAGGACcgagatattttgttttttaactcgTAAAGCATGTCCAGTCCTCCTGTGATAGCAGGACAGTGTTTATACAAGGGGGCCTGCATTGGTGCAGCTTGCGTTGCTTTCATCATACTAATAAGTACAGCATAAGTAAAGACAAAAAGACACATATTACAAAACATTACCTGTCTAAAAACTGAGACTTTTAACTTTAGGTTATTAGTATATTAGGTTTAGTATAGTTTTCAGACTTTCAGAAAGAACTCATCAACTTAAAGAATAAAGCACTtatcaattacatttattttaatctcaaaAACTCAAGTTTTCGTCTAGTATTTATTATTGCACCTGAAATACAAGTACCTGAGACATGCTCGCACTCCTTAGCCAAAACACTAAAACTTTTAGtgcttttgtatttaatataatatttaataatatttgacaaatTACTCCATACAAGACAATCAAACCATATACATCCAATGAACACAACACACAAAGTCTAACTTCATCACATGCTTTGATgcactcatttctctgtctctgttgtTCTCAGTTATCAGTTGTCGGCTATgtaaacagtgttttttttttatttttataaagtgtATCAAACTCCCACCACTCTTCACCCAGAACAACATGCACCTCCTCCATGGTGACAAAGCGAGGTACATGATTTcttcaatttataaaaacacaagtaaactttttattgtaaaatagtcaaataaaatagtaaGACTAAAGACATAGGCTAACTGATGATCCTTACATATGAAATACCCGCACAAAATCATCTAGGTATATTCTTAAAGTGACGTTGGTTTTATTACACCAtaacataagaataataaatcaGTATATACTATAAATATTCACTTTGCTCTCATTTCCAACTAATGTTGATTTATTGTGTTGTACTCAAAACATCTGAACTTCAGTCAGCTTTTTGGGGGGCTGAgcattaatttactttttaaagattCCAACATCTAGTTGATTTTGAAAGATTTCGACATAGTTGATTTTTAACCCTTACCTATACATGTTGCTTGGCTCACTGTAAACCCGGCATGCTTACCGTTATGTTTACCTTTAAATGACAGAGAATACAACAGCACCCAccccacaaaaacaaaaaatgtcaccACAGAAAACAGCAACAAACCATCTGGCAAATCGAGTGCTGTAGAACAACGAGTGAAATCCACGTGCCAGTTCAGATCAAAAACACCTCGCTCTATTACATACAGCTCcacaaggcaaaacaaagatccCACGCAGTCCACCATGCCACACCGGCAGTTTGATTATTGTGACCATCGTGTCCTTTAGTGCACTAGGGGcattatgggaaatgtagtcaTTTTCACAAGGCGAATCGAACGCTGTatatgttaaaggtgcattgtgttacttttaaaaaagacaaaaatgctaaataatatacataactatattatcagtggtgtataaggaCCTAACATAATGAACTGAATTGTTTCTATTACCTAAGAACGAGCCATTTTCATctccatacaccgcgggtccccttataCGGAAGTCACCGTCATatctctacagtagccctaaacgtacAAGCTGGTCTAAAGAGCACGTTtcttccctacgttgtctcagacgatgacatgtttgtcgtgCGACagctaccatatgcgttttaaaattgAAGAGTGAGTTGTCTGtggcaattcacaatctcaccactagataccgctaaattctacacacaccacctttaactgGCTACTGTTTCCAAGATGCATTACGATCTAAGCCATCGCACTGGGAGAGAGATGACATAGTGAGAcatattatttaccattttatttgttgttgttgacacaatttaatgtaaagtgtaagatcttattcatttataaaaaaataacagcttAAAGATAACTATTAGGACTGAAACTAAAAACCCTCATATTAGCTGTGTACATTATGAAACTGATTTTATTTCACCTGTTTTACAAGTTAAGAAAAATTTAAGCGTTCCACATAAGAAGCAAGAATTCCTTTTCCTACGGGTGCATAGAGCGGAGAGGATGATATAGAAAAtaccgggaaagacctttcccACTGACACTTTAATATTCTATAGCTTCATAACTCACACCGATGACTATGTGATGAGGGGCGTGTGAATTGCTGTGTTTAGAGGGGACGGATCAGGATTTTTAGGTTTCAAATCAGAGCCTGAAACTTAGAGCTCTCACACCTCAGATATGACGCTCTGGCATGTTCATTTAGCGGCAAATTTGAAGGCTACTTTCAGGAATTTTCCAGtaaattgtttaaagcaaagctttTAACACGGCATAGCTCAACTGTGCAGGATTCAAGGAGTTGCAGACGCTATTTTTGAGGACGGTGCAAGCACGACCGGAAGCTTAACAAAATCAGGGAGAGACTTGTGGACGTACATCGTGTAAAGTTGTGTACGACGCTGCGGATTCTTGAAAGGAGAGAACAAATGTCACTTGAGCGTGAGCACAAACGCAAGATGCCGTACGTGTGCGGTCCTccagtttttaaagaaatgctttcaGAACACTGCAGGAGTGagcttgttaatcttttttatGCGGTAATATCGACAAATGCTGATGTGTGCTTGCCGCAAAATTACTGCGAAACTGATGTTGAGCGTGTAACCAACctcaagaaaaaaacagatgTCGTGAAAAGTCTGGACAAGTCTTTTGATAAGAAGGTTCAAGTGTCTGTTAACGCCGATGAACCGATcaatgtgttcatcaaaaaagcTCTAGATGCTTTGTACGAATTTGGTGATGAGGAGTTTGAAATTGCTAACATCCTCCACATGTCTGCATATGTAATAGATGTATGTGTTGCCGTAGCGACAAAGAAGGACCAAACCAATGTGCGTGAAATTGTTGAAGTTGCTGCTGACTTTATGATCGACAAGGGTCTTGGCACATGCATACACTTTCTATTGTATCTAGACAACATCATAACCTTTGGTGATGATTGAAAACAATGCGAGTTCCTGGGACACCTCGTACACCTGAAAACACATTCACTTTTTTTTTCACGACCtacctttaaacatttgaacatggtctttttatttttcttcaccTTCTTTCCATCTATAGCCTGCTTATTTGATAAGTTCTGGTTTCAGCTCTTAGAAAGTTCGTGATAAACGTTTGTGTGAAATGTTACCACTACATTCGGTCATTTGGACTTGTAAACATCTTGTTCATACAAAGTGTGACACTTATtatgttatgtaaaaataaaagtgacttgCATCAGTAT
The sequence above is drawn from the Misgurnus anguillicaudatus chromosome 22, ASM2758022v2, whole genome shotgun sequence genome and encodes:
- the hspb1 gene encoding heat shock protein beta-1; this translates as MAERQIPFTFMRSPSWDPFRDWHQGSRLFDQTFGMPPFPEETATFPSTHWPGYMRPFGYPDLAPLMQMPVVPSAAVMPQMMSAPYGRALTRQLSSGMSEIKQTQDSWKVSLDVNHFAPEELCVKTKDGVVEITGQHQERKDEHGFVSRSFTRKYTLPSGVDGEKITSCLSPEGVLTVEAPMPKPAIMASEINIPVNTVSTSVTGKSDSTGGAKKP